A region of Cheilinus undulatus linkage group 10, ASM1832078v1, whole genome shotgun sequence DNA encodes the following proteins:
- the nkx3-2 gene encoding homeobox protein Nkx-3.2 produces MAVRGNSLMPFSIQAILNKKDDSRHLPDLDMCFSKTACWKIFGEMNGGSRGADEEACEPADQKSYDSDSGLSDDNDSKTPAACKSEKDGDPASDVLEESFQEETDHESAAAENAKSDSEPNNATDSSTLDEKSLDQPKQRKKRSRAAFSHAQVFELERRFNHQRYLSGPERADLAASLKLTETQVKIWFQNRRYKTKRRQMAADLMASTPAAKKVAVKVLVRDDQRQYGPGEILRPPLLSLQPSYYYPYAYCLPAWTLSACAGNQ; encoded by the exons ATGGCCGTTCGTGGAAACTCGCTGATGCCTTTTTCGATCCAAGCCATCCTGAACAAAAAGGACGACAGCAGGCACTTACCAGACTTGGACATGTGTTTCTCCAAAACGGCGTGCTGGAAAATATTTGGGGAGATGAACGGGGGCTCTCGCGGAGCCGATGAGGAGGCTTGTGAGCCCGCAGATCAGAAAAGCTACGACTCGGACTCGGGTCTGAGCGACGACAACGACAGCAAGACTCCGGCGGCGTGCAAGTCGGAGAAGGACGGGGATCCTGCATCGGACGTGTTGGAGGAAAGTTTTCAGGAAGAGACGGACCATGAGTCTGCAGCTGCGGAGAACGCGAAGAGTGACAGCGAGCCCAATAATGCCACGG ACTCCAGCACCCTGGACGAGAAGAGCCTGGATCAGCCCAAACAGCGGAAGAAGCGCTCCAGGGCCGCTTTCTCTCACGCGCAGGTTTTCGAGCTGGAGCGCCGTTTCAACCACCAGCGGTACCTGTCCGGGCCTGAGCGCGCGGACCTGGCGGCTTCCCTGAAGCTCACTGAGACTCAGGTCAAGATCTGGTTCCAGAACCGCAGGTATAAGACGAAGCGTCGCCAGATGGCCGCCGATCTCATGGCCTCCACCCCGGCTGCGAAGAAGGTGGCGGTGAAAGTTTTGGTGCGGGACGACCAGAGACAGTACGGCCCGGGGGAGATCCTGCGGCCCCCGCTGCTCTCCCTGCAGCCGTCCTACTATTACCCCTATGCCTACTGCCTCCCTGCGTGGACACTCTCTGCGTGCGCGGGGAACCAGTGA